A genomic region of Venturia canescens isolate UGA chromosome 7, ASM1945775v1, whole genome shotgun sequence contains the following coding sequences:
- the tamo gene encoding uncharacterized protein tamo: MALDTMGLMGGTDVLREISMRLEESHLTYLQLDESPLKLQARQKLEGFIKEYLCHVPNERKYVFQETADILHRSAATVKDFSGYRACTAWRALSLYAANLLAQPWRKEYRTLRTYSGYYKHEIEANLIGAELMFELMGYKHTGLGVLTLEGPIDPDRVSNVSRDAIVAFVECQILKEIWENVSQKFTVSWLEVLEFRCNSVGTPEQAIRALNFRFLERLHQTREKNSSTSYRDYINAQQPMGIEVPIPPLVGSAIPYHAMAKNYNTAMMPSTCKPESVYPLDGNYYFTPMDPMNFPNRCSNPYLCRPSINHYYPLGQAQLTNSMTMPGISGSHVTRVPTGRLIELDPPLPVANFEMNRPVLNEISNRSTKSRSREVIDDDEVDFRRNNTCPNFDDYARVDKRPNAKISRHNVNTKDDDWEFVYKNLESRGYSKDLGERDDVLRKKDSSAEGKSSGRSQLKNSRSLVPLEPEDKYEKHGGIRSARDERKRISNAAQTSKPLSFNESNLDLTNGQENRSNLPEFRKKASSLDFTQDSLVLDPITDQNFSSFEKNGKKYSNTLNSLRNIYKNVDAQLEARVFKKQDSEQTLSAERWSCGTCTFLNSREREICEMCGKSKRKGNEDKPLASGGKECPQCTLVNDKNASQCEVCSASLKDSPTYI, encoded by the exons ATGGCTCTAGATACGATGGGCTTGATGGGTGGAACGGATGTTCTTCGAGAAATCAGTATGCGCCTGGAAGAAAGTCACTTGACTTATTTGCAGCTGGACGAGAGTCCGTTGAAGTTACAGGCCAGACAAAAGCTTGAAGGTTTCATAAAAGAATATCTTTGTCATGTACCGAATGAGAGGAAATATGTTTTCCAAGAAACGGCAGATATTCTCCATCGTTCAGCAGCAACAGTCAAGGATTTCAGTGGCTATCGAGCTTGCACAGCCTGGAGAGCTCTGTCTCTTTATGCCGCTAATTTACTTGCCCAACCTTGGCGGAAAGAATACAGAACATTGAGG aCTTACAGCGGCTACTACAAACACGAAATTGAAGCTAATCTTATAGGAGCTGAACTAATGTTTGAATTAATGGGCTACAAGCACACCGGCCTCGGCGTACTCACTCTAGAAGGGCCTATAGATCCTGACAGGGTATCCAATGTCAGCAGAGATGCTATCGTCGCGTTTGTCGAATGTCAG ATATTGAAAGAAATATGGGAAAACGTATCCCAAAAATTTACGGTGTCGTGGCTCGAAGTGCTCGAGTTTCGGTGCAATTCAGTCGGTACACCAGAACAAGCGATAAGAGCTTTAAATTTCCGATTTCTCGAGCGTCTTCATCAGactcgagagaaaaattcCTCGACCAGTTATCGCGATTACATAAACGCGCAACAGCCAATGGGAATAGAAGTGCCGATCCCACCCCTTGTTGGGTCCGCGATTCCTTATCACGCGATggcaaaaaattacaacacGGCAATGATGCCGAGCACTTGTAAGCCCGAGAGCGTTTATCCGCTGGAtggaaattattatttcacaCCCATGGACCCGATGAACTTTCCGAATCGTTGCTCAAACCCTTATCTCTGCAGGCCATCGATCAATCATTATTATCCTTTGGGCCAAGCCCAGTTGACCAATTCAATGACGATGCCAGGGATTTCAGGGAGTCACGTGACGAGAGTCCCGACGGGACGTTTAATTGAGCTCGATCCACCACTGCCTGTGGCTAATTTTGAAATGAATCGTCCGGTTCTGAACGAGATTTCAAACAGATCGACCAAGTCTCGTTCTCGCGAGGTAATCGACGATGacgaggtcgattttcggcggaacAACACCTGCCCAAACTTCGACGACTATGCGAGAGTGGACAAACGTCCGAACGCTAAAATATCCCGTCACAACGTCAACACCAAAGACGATGACTGGGAATTCGTCTATAAGAATCTCGAGAGTCGCGGTTATTCGAAAGATCTTGGAGAACGGGACGATGtgttgaggaaaaaagacTCGTCCGCAGAAGGGAAAAGCTCCGGGAGATCgcagttgaaaaattctcgatcTCTCGTGCCTCTCGAACCGGAAGATAAATACGAGAAACACGGAGGTATTCGAAGCGCGAGAGACGAGAGGAAGCGAATCTCTAACGCCGCGCAAACCAGCAAACCCCTCAGTTTCAATGAGTCGAATTTGGACCTCACCAACGGGCAGGAAAATCGCTCAAATCTTCCTGAATTTCGGAAAAAAGCGAGCTCCCTTGACTTCACACAGGATTCCCTCGTCCTCGATCCAATCACCGACCAAAACTTTAGCAGCTTCgagaaaaatggcaaaaagtaTAGCAACACACTTAACTCACTGAGAAACATTTACAAAAACGTCGATGCTCAACTCGAAGCCAGAGTCTTCAAAAAACAAGATTCCGAACAAACCCTCTCCGCCGAACGATGGAGCTGCGGCACGTGCACTTTTTTAAACTCACGCGAACGTGAAATCTGCGAAATGTGCGGTAAATCGAAGCGCAAAGGCAACGAAGACAAACCCCTTGCAAGTGGTGGTAAAGAGTGTCCCCAATGCACTCTCGTCAATGACAAAAATGCCTCGCAATGCGAAGTTTGCTCAGCCAGCTTGAAAGACTCACCTACTTACATCtga